A single region of the Plantactinospora soyae genome encodes:
- a CDS encoding proline racemase family protein, whose protein sequence is MRSRLVLHAVDSHTEGMPTRVITGGVGTLPGATMLERKLLFERDRDGLRRLLMSEPRGHSAMSGAILQPPTRPDADYGVLFIEVSGCLPMCGHGSIGVATVLVETGMVPVVEPVTTIRLDTPAGLVTVEVAVRDGRATAVTIRNVPSFLLAADRKVEVGGEIGTIRYDMAFGGNFYAIVDAVDLGLPVEPAAVPELIRRGLRIMDAINEQAAPRHPTIPAIDDCRHVQIVQDGTDGADARNAVVIHPGWVDRSPCGTGTSARMAQRHARGTLGLGMPFVNESVIGTRFTGRLVETTTVGDLPAVIPTVTGRAWITGTAQYLLDPEDPFPEGFRI, encoded by the coding sequence ATGCGTAGCCGGCTGGTCCTGCACGCCGTCGACTCGCACACCGAGGGGATGCCCACCCGGGTCATCACCGGCGGCGTCGGTACGCTGCCCGGCGCCACCATGCTGGAGCGGAAGCTGCTCTTCGAACGGGACCGGGACGGCCTGCGCCGGCTGCTGATGTCCGAGCCGCGCGGACACTCGGCGATGTCCGGCGCGATCCTGCAACCGCCGACCCGGCCGGACGCCGACTACGGCGTGCTGTTCATCGAGGTCTCCGGCTGCCTGCCGATGTGCGGGCACGGGTCGATCGGGGTGGCCACGGTGCTGGTCGAGACCGGGATGGTGCCGGTCGTCGAGCCGGTCACCACGATCCGGCTGGACACCCCGGCCGGACTGGTGACGGTGGAGGTCGCGGTGCGGGACGGCCGGGCCACCGCGGTGACCATCCGTAACGTGCCCTCGTTCCTGCTCGCCGCGGACCGGAAGGTGGAGGTGGGCGGCGAGATCGGCACGATCCGGTACGACATGGCGTTCGGCGGCAACTTCTACGCCATAGTGGACGCCGTGGACCTGGGACTGCCGGTGGAGCCGGCGGCCGTGCCCGAACTCATCCGGCGCGGACTTCGGATCATGGATGCGATCAACGAGCAGGCGGCGCCCCGACATCCGACGATCCCCGCCATCGACGACTGTCGGCACGTGCAGATCGTCCAGGACGGCACGGACGGTGCGGACGCCCGCAACGCGGTGGTCATCCATCCCGGCTGGGTGGACCGCTCGCCGTGCGGTACCGGCACCTCCGCCCGGATGGCCCAGCGGCACGCCCGCGGCACGCTGGGCCTGGGGATGCCGTTCGTCAACGAGTCCGTGATCGGGACCCGGTTCACCGGCCGGCTGGTGGAGACCACGACGGTCGGCGACCTGCCGGCCGTGATACCCACGGTGACCGGCCGGGCCTGGATCACCGGCACCGCGCAGTACCTGCTCGACCCCGAGGATCCGTTCCCCGAGGGTTTCCGGATCTGA
- a CDS encoding dihydrodipicolinate synthase family protein produces the protein MTARKPWQGVVVAIPTPFRDDLSVDFDRLQEHVQWLADEGCHGVTPCGSLGEYQNLSDAERADVVRATVQAAPPGFSVVPGVGGYGSRQSRQWAEQAQSVGAHAVLALPPNTYAAQHADVLAHYREVAGVGLPVVAYNNPFDTKVDLTPELLAAVAETDGVVAVKEFSGDVRRLHRIRDLAPHLDVLAGADDVLLELVVCGATGWIAGFPNALPRLSVRLYELCRARDLAAALPLYAELHPIFGWDSRPEFVQAIKLGMELAGRYGGPCRPPRGTLPAPARTQVTKDMERALKAHADA, from the coding sequence GTGACAGCTCGCAAACCGTGGCAGGGCGTCGTGGTCGCGATTCCCACGCCGTTCCGCGATGACCTCTCGGTCGACTTCGACCGGCTCCAGGAGCACGTGCAGTGGTTGGCCGACGAGGGCTGCCACGGGGTGACTCCGTGCGGATCACTGGGGGAGTACCAGAACCTCTCCGACGCCGAGCGCGCCGACGTGGTCCGGGCCACCGTACAGGCGGCGCCGCCGGGCTTCTCCGTGGTGCCCGGCGTGGGCGGGTACGGCAGCCGCCAGTCCCGGCAGTGGGCCGAACAGGCGCAGAGCGTCGGTGCCCACGCGGTACTGGCACTGCCGCCGAACACCTACGCGGCCCAGCACGCCGACGTCCTGGCGCACTACCGGGAGGTGGCCGGGGTCGGGCTGCCGGTGGTGGCGTACAACAACCCGTTCGACACCAAGGTGGACCTGACCCCCGAACTGCTCGCGGCGGTCGCCGAGACCGACGGTGTGGTGGCCGTCAAGGAGTTCAGCGGGGACGTCCGCCGGCTGCACCGGATCCGGGACCTCGCCCCGCACCTGGACGTACTGGCCGGGGCGGACGACGTACTGCTGGAACTGGTGGTCTGCGGTGCGACCGGGTGGATAGCCGGGTTCCCGAACGCGCTGCCCCGGCTCTCCGTACGCCTCTACGAGCTGTGCCGGGCCCGCGACCTGGCGGCGGCCCTGCCGCTCTACGCCGAGCTGCATCCCATCTTCGGCTGGGACTCCCGACCGGAGTTCGTCCAGGCGATCAAGCTGGGCATGGAGTTGGCCGGCCGGTACGGCGGACCGTGCCGGCCACCGCGCGGAACGTTGCCGGCCCCGGCGCGGACCCAGGTGACCAAGGACATGGAACGGGCGCTGAAGGCCCACGCCGATGCGTAG